The following coding sequences are from one Humulus lupulus chromosome X, drHumLupu1.1, whole genome shotgun sequence window:
- the LOC133803852 gene encoding uncharacterized serine-rich protein C215.13 — MGSCISKCIPQNSQNSEAQATEKDSEKKLDQVQDKLVIISQTSTTTTKPQNIPLYNIPNKISPSPPSPSPSSISNNSSLSSFTTCPFSTKTTSRSTSTISISNTNSCSSSSTSSSSSKDRSFSNDFLWSCYKENPHIIRINSIKHSSSNSNKAASFHSPHKGPPAPLKKNVVSQKRVRSSSPSNVANDYHHLTRQMSFRRDIVEKSKTSGPSSRRLASRSPSPSRRFIGSPGGDNCILTHSKSTVPSNSLGSSRRVNALGNYSDQTTSFYSRKERSTKPSSSPKDISRGDRPIRSCLRTRDQSLNNNIIKRCGTKIDGEAVISDQEFDYVLLDDIDNPLISLDCFIFL, encoded by the coding sequence ATGGGTTCTTGCATTAGCAAATGCATACCTCAAAACTCACAAAATTCTGAAGCCCAAGCAACAGAAAAAGATAGTGAAAAGAAATTGGATCAAGTCCAAGACAAGCTCGTCATAATCTCACAAACCTCAACAACTACTACTAAACCACAAAATATTCCTCTATACAATATTCCAAACAAAATCTCACCCTCCCCACCATCTCCTTCACCTTCTAGTATTTCTAATAACTCCTCTCTTTCTTCCTTCACTACATGTCCCTTTTCCACCAAAACGACAAGTCGTAGCACCAGCACCATCAGCATCAGCAACACCAACAGCTGCAGCTCTAGTTCCACGTCATCATCGTCCTCTAAAGACAGATCTTTCTCAAACGATTTCTTGTGGTCGTGCTACAAGGAAAATCCACACATAATCCGAATTAACTCAATCAAGCATAGCAGTTCTAACAGCAATAAAGCGGCGTCGTTTCATTCGCCTCATAAAGGTCCGCCAGCACCGCTTAAGAAGAATGTGGTGTCTCAGAAGCGGGTCCGATCGAGTTCGCCAAGTAATGTGGCGAATGATTATCACCATCTCACGAGACAGATGAGTTTCCGCCGAGATATTGTCGAGAAATCGAAAACTTCTGGTCCAAGCAGTAGAAGACTAGCCTCGAGATCTCCTTCTCCGAGTCGGAGATTCATCGGTAGTCCTGGAGGAGATAACTGTATATTGACTCACTCAAAGAGTACGGTTCCTAGTAATTCACTTGGTTCTTCCAGGCGCGTGAATGCCTTAGGTAATTATTCTGATCAAACGACGTCGTTTTATTCAAGGAAGGAGAGGAGTACTAAACCATCATCTAGTCCTAAAGACATCTCCAGAGGTGATCGACCGATACGATCGTGTTTAAGGACTAGAGATCAGTCATTAAATAATAACATCATTAAACGATGTGGTACAAAAATCGACGGAGAAGCCGTGATCAGTGACCAAGAATTTGACTACGTTTTATTAGACGACATTGATAACCCTTTAATCTCCTTGGATTGTTTTATTTTTCTGTAG